A region from the Beduinella massiliensis genome encodes:
- a CDS encoding ECF transporter S component, whose protein sequence is MHSTKVRKLTLAALFAALTAVCSQIQIPLPMIPLNLALFSVHLCGVLLGAKYGAVSMAVYALLGLIGVPVFTGMGAGPAVLFGKTGGYIVGYVLAAAVGGLWRERFGYSFWRLCAGMALGTIACYALGTLWFMFIAHLDLITSLSYCVFPFLPGDAIKIALAAGLALRLAKTPMLRG, encoded by the coding sequence ATGCACAGCACAAAAGTTCGTAAGCTCACCCTTGCCGCCCTGTTTGCCGCGCTGACCGCCGTCTGTTCGCAGATTCAAATTCCCCTGCCGATGATACCGCTCAACCTTGCACTCTTCTCCGTACACCTGTGCGGCGTGCTGCTGGGCGCGAAATACGGCGCGGTCAGCATGGCGGTCTACGCATTGCTCGGTCTTATCGGCGTGCCCGTCTTCACCGGCATGGGCGCAGGGCCCGCCGTACTCTTCGGAAAGACAGGCGGCTACATCGTGGGCTACGTCCTGGCGGCGGCCGTCGGCGGTCTGTGGCGCGAACGATTCGGCTATTCCTTCTGGCGGCTTTGCGCGGGCATGGCGCTGGGCACGATTGCCTGCTACGCGCTGGGCACGCTCTGGTTCATGTTCATCGCCCACCTCGATCTGATCACGAGCCTGAGTTATTGCGTCTTCCCCTTCCTGCCGGGCGACGCGATCAAGATCGCGCTGGCGGCGGGCCTTGCCCTGCGCCTCGCAAAAACGCCTATGCTGCGCGGATAA
- a CDS encoding TspO/MBR family protein, translating into MKTIRLPGNRVIALPTLYGALAVCLGTGLIATLLALGHFGVYRTLALPPLAPPAPLFGVVWTVLYALMAVSLSIVYESRSPIRRAALAVTGLQLLFNAAWVFFFFRMRSYGLAFWELCILLFLVLAMLECFLRVDSFAALLQVPYLLWTAFACYLNLGVLLLN; encoded by the coding sequence ATGAAGACGATACGACTTCCCGGCAATCGCGTCATCGCCCTGCCCACGCTCTATGGCGCGCTCGCGGTATGCCTGGGCACCGGACTTATCGCAACGCTGCTGGCGCTGGGCCACTTCGGCGTCTATCGTACCCTTGCCCTCCCGCCGCTCGCCCCGCCCGCTCCGCTCTTCGGCGTCGTCTGGACGGTTCTCTACGCGCTGATGGCCGTTTCGCTCTCGATCGTCTACGAAAGCCGCTCGCCCATCCGCCGCGCCGCGCTCGCTGTGACCGGCCTGCAGCTGCTCTTCAACGCCGCGTGGGTGTTCTTTTTCTTCCGCATGCGTTCCTATGGTCTCGCCTTTTGGGAACTGTGCATCCTGCTCTTCCTGGTGCTCGCGATGCTGGAATGCTTCCTGCGCGTGGATTCGTTCGCCGCGCTTTTACAGGTTCCTTATCTGCTGTGGACGGCTTTCGCGTGCTACCTGAACCTGGGCGTCCTTCTCCTGAATTAA
- a CDS encoding AEC family transporter — translation MADIVLRAAVFLIIVALGYVLKRLGMFGKTDFRIVSKIVMNVTLPGAVVAAFVTAARDPSLFVIVPLGIAANLLAFLTAFVFSRRMDRTERIFYMMNVPGYNIGCATLPFAQGFLGAAGVVATCMFDTGNAVMVAGGTYAITSAAIGERSEPVVKTIVKKLFSSVLFDTYFVVFLMMVFQIRIPTPVARLSETIGAANGFLAMFMIGMMLEFPENMPQLLRAVRTLLLRYGLAIVLSLACYFLLPFDLMIRQAVVLALFSPVSTIAPVYTDKLGGDAALAGMTNSVSIPISLLIMTGLLIAFGG, via the coding sequence ATGGCGGATATCGTGCTCCGTGCGGCGGTGTTTTTGATCATCGTCGCGCTTGGTTATGTCCTTAAAAGGCTTGGGATGTTCGGCAAGACGGACTTTCGGATCGTCTCTAAAATCGTGATGAACGTGACGCTGCCCGGCGCGGTCGTCGCGGCATTCGTGACGGCGGCGCGCGATCCGTCCCTGTTCGTCATCGTACCGCTGGGCATCGCGGCCAATCTTCTGGCATTTTTGACGGCGTTCGTCTTCTCGCGCCGCATGGATCGCACAGAGCGCATCTTTTACATGATGAACGTTCCTGGCTACAACATCGGCTGCGCGACGCTTCCCTTCGCCCAGGGATTTTTGGGCGCGGCCGGAGTCGTTGCGACCTGCATGTTCGACACGGGGAACGCGGTGATGGTCGCGGGCGGAACCTACGCGATTACCTCTGCGGCGATCGGGGAGCGCAGCGAACCCGTGGTCAAGACGATTGTGAAGAAGCTTTTTTCGTCCGTTCTGTTCGACACGTATTTCGTCGTCTTTTTGATGATGGTCTTTCAAATTCGCATTCCTACGCCCGTCGCCCGGCTGTCGGAAACGATCGGCGCGGCCAACGGCTTTCTTGCGATGTTCATGATCGGCATGATGCTCGAATTTCCCGAAAATATGCCGCAGCTTCTGCGCGCCGTGCGCACGCTGCTGCTGCGCTACGGACTTGCGATCGTGCTGTCGCTCGCTTGCTACTTCCTGCTGCCCTTTGATTTGATGATTCGTCAGGCGGTAGTGCTGGCGCTCTTTTCGCCCGTATCGACGATCGCGCCTGTGTATACGGACAAGTTGGGGGGCGACGCGGCGCTTGCGGGGATGACCAACTCCGTCTCGATTCCGATCAGCCTGCTCATCATGACGGGCCTGCTGATCGCCTTTGGCGGTTGA
- a CDS encoding thymidine kinase has protein sequence MAKLYFRYGAMGSSKTANAIMVRYNYVERGQRVLMLKPRLDNRDGDIVVRSRCGLEAQCAFVEDLDQIDVKAYHCVIVDEAQFLTKAQVERLVFIVDELGVPVIAYGLRADFQGNLFEGSLWLMAWADTIEEVKTICWCGHKATFNARVQDGRVVKEGDQILLGGSSQYVSLCRRHWAKGQLGPFKELHMED, from the coding sequence ATGGCAAAACTGTATTTTCGGTACGGCGCGATGGGCTCGAGCAAGACGGCGAACGCGATCATGGTTCGCTACAACTACGTGGAGCGCGGTCAGCGCGTGCTGATGCTCAAGCCGAGGCTGGACAACCGGGATGGGGATATCGTCGTGCGCTCGCGCTGCGGTCTGGAGGCACAGTGTGCGTTCGTGGAGGACCTGGATCAGATCGACGTCAAGGCATATCACTGCGTGATCGTGGACGAAGCGCAGTTCCTCACCAAGGCGCAGGTGGAACGGCTGGTTTTCATCGTGGACGAGCTTGGCGTGCCGGTGATCGCCTACGGCCTGCGCGCGGACTTTCAGGGCAACCTGTTCGAGGGCAGCCTGTGGCTGATGGCCTGGGCTGACACGATCGAGGAGGTGAAGACCATCTGCTGGTGCGGCCACAAGGCGACGTTCAACGCGCGCGTACAGGATGGGCGCGTCGTCAAGGAGGGCGACCAGATTTTGCTGGGCGGCAGCAGTCAATATGTCAGCCTGTGCCGCAGGCATTGGGCAAAGGGACAGCTGGGACCGTTCAAAGAGCTGCATATGGAAGACTGA
- a CDS encoding histidine kinase, with translation MNEHKRERSGGVSLKSQLLTIVFLILLLIAVAVAGTMRLAGEYVMQEQNDINRAEYTRIANLLSIKNGTIQSLMDTISYLNSIRSTLSTKQRYTLDSDEDLFLSILCSYSYLEKGIENVVVVNDQESKRYVYQFYPEIEAYQRMIDEAAQNPGYSDWDYVSGKRLFTISAPIYKQEMTQSFARRAEAEGTCIFFMDMDALEEELGLHAQKASKFMLVNEEGKVLSDTKGIEPELCELASALAMEQPREQTKRVNVDGQEYAVYANTPDGMSWRIIGFAPVSYLGGILEHTAGPILSVWLVVTLLIVLLVVLMFSSLYGFIRRLTAHMELIKQGVWNQGMERGKQREFMAISEGFDSMMQRISALSKQNMDIQKKLLEEEIDKRQTRLLALQAQINPHFLYNTLECMKSIGVCYGVEEVQVIAEALAYMFRYSIKGANIVQVSDELTCVKSYMAIQNVRYSGRFALQVETDARAEQALMPKMLLQPLVENALRHGLEERPGEGCVWLSLSCDGAGNMLVKVQDDGIGMEKSRLERLRDQLNHPGSVSDAHSDSLGLMNVRERLALYYGERASMQITSERGRGTCVLMRIPAEMEGTACIA, from the coding sequence ATGAACGAACACAAGCGGGAACGCAGCGGCGGCGTATCGCTGAAAAGCCAGCTGCTTACCATCGTTTTTCTAATCCTTTTGCTCATTGCGGTCGCCGTGGCCGGCACGATGCGTCTGGCGGGCGAGTACGTCATGCAGGAGCAGAACGACATCAATCGCGCGGAATACACGCGCATTGCAAACCTGCTGTCGATCAAAAACGGCACCATCCAATCGCTGATGGATACGATTTCTTACCTGAATTCCATACGAAGCACGCTGAGCACGAAGCAGCGCTATACGCTCGATTCGGACGAGGATCTGTTCCTGAGCATCCTCTGCTCGTACAGCTACCTGGAAAAAGGGATCGAAAACGTCGTCGTGGTGAACGATCAGGAATCCAAGCGCTATGTGTATCAATTTTACCCCGAGATTGAGGCATATCAGCGTATGATCGACGAGGCGGCGCAAAACCCCGGCTATTCGGATTGGGATTACGTCTCGGGCAAGCGCCTGTTTACGATCTCCGCGCCGATTTACAAACAGGAGATGACGCAGTCCTTTGCCCGACGAGCCGAGGCGGAAGGCACCTGCATCTTCTTCATGGATATGGATGCGCTCGAAGAAGAACTGGGGCTGCACGCGCAGAAAGCCTCTAAATTCATGCTCGTCAACGAGGAAGGAAAGGTGCTCTCCGATACGAAGGGGATCGAGCCCGAGCTGTGCGAACTGGCCTCTGCCCTTGCGATGGAGCAGCCGCGTGAACAGACGAAGCGGGTGAACGTCGATGGGCAGGAATACGCGGTCTACGCCAATACGCCGGACGGCATGAGCTGGCGCATCATCGGCTTTGCGCCGGTGTCCTACCTGGGCGGCATTCTGGAACACACGGCAGGACCGATCCTCTCGGTGTGGCTTGTCGTGACGCTCCTGATCGTCCTGCTCGTCGTGCTGATGTTTTCAAGTCTTTACGGCTTTATCAGACGGCTTACCGCCCACATGGAGCTCATCAAACAGGGCGTGTGGAATCAGGGGATGGAAAGGGGGAAGCAGCGGGAATTTATGGCCATCAGCGAGGGCTTTGACAGCATGATGCAGCGCATCAGTGCTCTTTCCAAGCAAAATATGGACATTCAGAAAAAGCTGCTGGAGGAAGAGATCGACAAGCGGCAGACACGGCTGCTCGCGCTGCAGGCGCAAATCAACCCGCATTTTCTGTACAATACGCTGGAGTGCATGAAGTCCATCGGCGTTTGCTATGGGGTGGAGGAGGTGCAGGTGATCGCCGAGGCGCTGGCCTACATGTTCCGCTACAGCATCAAGGGCGCCAATATCGTACAGGTAAGCGACGAGCTGACCTGCGTGAAGAGCTACATGGCGATTCAGAACGTGCGCTACAGCGGGAGGTTCGCTCTGCAGGTAGAGACGGACGCGCGCGCGGAACAGGCGCTCATGCCGAAGATGCTGTTGCAGCCGCTCGTCGAGAACGCCCTGCGGCACGGACTGGAGGAGAGGCCGGGAGAAGGATGCGTTTGGCTGAGCCTCAGCTGTGACGGTGCGGGCAATATGCTGGTCAAAGTACAGGACGACGGCATCGGCATGGAAAAGAGCCGGTTGGAGCGTTTGCGGGACCAGCTCAATCATCCGGGCAGCGTGAGCGATGCACACAGCGATTCGCTGGGGCTGATGAACGTGCGGGAGCGCCTGGCGCTCTACTATGGGGAGCGTGCTTCCATGCAGATCACAAGCGAGCGCGGACGGGGAACCTGCGTGCTGATGCGCATTCCGGCAGAGATGGAGGGAACGGCATGTATCGCGTGA
- a CDS encoding response regulator, protein MYRVMAVDDEIWVLRGLKRFIDWESQGFTVVSTFTDPQKAYLTFQEDPADVVFVDIRMAGIDGLTLIEMMRGCRRETQFVILSAHSQFDYAKRAISLGVADYLVKPITREALLQMLKVLRARLDEARTQAERSRLYDCLMRPDFVITPQTFQALTGFGADTGSVLGAFCWEKADFVPEVREGGLNVFGSSDGRVSYALCQVMPEEWERLCADMDTAARQACLSIGGSEAFRDCAAVHRALDCAQRGASQPFFTRANGLYRVSFEHVTPPEIEGVLQMVRAGGYEAAAHVLEEWEGTRCAKTWDVSDALYLYREAAHMLQAGAGVGAAAAKARLITSPQAMVQTFGNFETLRVNLCAMLLGAGASSGTLEIMRVEEYIGAHYTQAVTVQQIACAFHVDPEHLGRMYRKKLGKSIHQSISEKRIDYACRLLRTSEIAVQEVAGLSGFSDPFYFNKVFKKTVGMTPSQYRTAEKHQK, encoded by the coding sequence ATGTATCGCGTGATGGCGGTGGACGACGAGATCTGGGTGCTTCGGGGGCTGAAGCGCTTCATCGACTGGGAGAGCCAGGGCTTTACCGTCGTATCCACCTTTACGGACCCGCAGAAAGCGTATTTGACGTTTCAGGAGGACCCGGCGGACGTCGTTTTTGTCGACATCCGCATGGCGGGCATCGACGGCCTGACCCTGATCGAGATGATGCGGGGCTGCCGGAGGGAGACGCAGTTCGTCATCCTCAGCGCGCATTCCCAGTTCGACTACGCCAAGCGGGCCATATCCCTCGGCGTGGCGGATTACCTGGTGAAGCCCATCACCCGGGAAGCGCTCCTCCAAATGCTCAAGGTGCTGCGCGCGAGGCTGGACGAGGCGCGGACGCAGGCGGAACGCAGCAGGCTTTACGACTGCCTGATGCGGCCCGATTTTGTCATTACCCCACAGACGTTTCAGGCGCTGACGGGATTTGGCGCGGACACCGGCAGCGTGCTGGGCGCCTTTTGCTGGGAGAAAGCGGATTTTGTGCCGGAAGTCCGGGAAGGCGGCCTGAACGTCTTCGGATCAAGCGATGGACGTGTTTCGTACGCCCTATGTCAGGTGATGCCGGAGGAATGGGAGCGCCTGTGCGCCGATATGGATACGGCGGCTCGGCAGGCATGCCTGTCGATCGGCGGAAGCGAAGCGTTCAGGGATTGCGCTGCCGTGCACCGGGCGTTGGACTGCGCGCAAAGGGGAGCAAGCCAGCCCTTTTTCACCCGTGCGAACGGGCTGTATCGGGTCTCGTTTGAGCACGTCACCCCGCCGGAAATCGAGGGCGTGCTGCAAATGGTGCGCGCGGGCGGTTATGAGGCGGCGGCGCACGTCCTGGAGGAGTGGGAAGGTACGCGCTGCGCGAAGACGTGGGACGTCAGTGACGCGCTTTACCTGTATCGGGAAGCGGCACACATGCTGCAAGCGGGTGCGGGCGTCGGCGCCGCGGCAGCAAAGGCGCGCCTGATTACATCGCCCCAGGCGATGGTGCAGACCTTTGGAAACTTTGAGACGCTGCGGGTAAACCTCTGCGCGATGCTCCTTGGCGCGGGCGCGTCGAGCGGAACGCTGGAGATCATGCGCGTGGAGGAATACATCGGTGCGCACTATACGCAGGCCGTCACCGTTCAGCAAATCGCCTGCGCGTTTCACGTCGATCCGGAACACTTGGGACGCATGTACCGTAAAAAGCTCGGAAAGAGCATTCACCAGTCGATCTCCGAAAAACGAATCGACTATGCCTGCCGACTGCTGAGGACGAGCGAAATTGCCGTGCAGGAGGTCGCGGGGCTCAGCGGGTTTTCCGATCCGTTTTACTTCAACAAGGTATTTAAAAAAACCGTGGGCATGACGCCCTCGCAGTATAGGACGGCCGAAAAGCACCAAAAATAG
- a CDS encoding sugar ABC transporter substrate-binding protein has product MRKGLSVLLCLVLSMLMVLPALAEDKVELQFVLWGTNEGLTSVFDLVDQYNASQDGIHVTVNGVDPSVYFQKLNAFFSSGTAPDIIQVAADYGNEYTAKGVFAPLDAYLTDDLKGEWAESLLDALKTDGVQYAIPIGVQVSFIAYNKALFDEAGLPYPTKDWTEAEFLETVKKLTAPEKNQYGILVSGSANETIRNMYGDYCYDWDTNTMTATENPSFKHAVELFYNLFVTDKATPAATSTKDIGGGFETGKYPMAIIHYWDIASLSSTIGDSFDWDIVQFPMNEEYGVRWQSPLYVQAMSIANTSEHKEEAFEFIKWWATNAAPQTSMADSFPASTAIQSSADYMASFPDGHTYDKQVVIDTIAEQGTAWWNCGIIAEINDNVIKPAIEKLLLQTESVGVDETIETIQTKGQQLFDMDF; this is encoded by the coding sequence ATGCGTAAGGGATTATCGGTTTTGCTTTGCCTGGTACTGTCGATGCTCATGGTTCTGCCGGCGTTGGCGGAAGACAAGGTGGAGCTGCAATTCGTCCTTTGGGGAACCAATGAAGGCCTGACCTCCGTGTTCGATCTGGTGGATCAGTACAACGCGTCGCAGGACGGCATCCACGTGACCGTCAACGGCGTCGATCCGAGCGTTTACTTTCAGAAGCTGAACGCCTTCTTCTCTTCCGGCACCGCGCCGGACATCATTCAGGTGGCTGCGGACTATGGCAACGAGTATACCGCGAAGGGCGTGTTCGCGCCGCTGGACGCATATCTGACCGACGACCTGAAGGGCGAATGGGCGGAAAGCCTGCTCGACGCGCTCAAGACTGACGGCGTGCAGTACGCGATCCCGATCGGCGTTCAGGTGAGCTTCATCGCCTACAACAAGGCGCTTTTCGACGAGGCAGGCCTGCCATACCCGACGAAGGACTGGACGGAAGCGGAGTTCCTGGAGACCGTGAAGAAGCTGACGGCGCCGGAAAAGAATCAGTACGGCATCCTCGTGTCCGGCAGCGCAAACGAGACGATCCGCAACATGTACGGCGATTATTGCTATGACTGGGATACGAACACCATGACGGCGACGGAAAACCCCTCGTTCAAGCATGCTGTGGAGCTCTTCTACAACCTGTTCGTGACGGACAAGGCGACGCCCGCCGCCACGAGCACGAAGGACATCGGCGGCGGCTTTGAAACGGGCAAGTACCCGATGGCGATCATTCACTATTGGGACATCGCGTCGCTCTCCTCGACCATCGGCGATTCGTTCGACTGGGATATCGTGCAGTTCCCGATGAACGAGGAATACGGCGTTCGCTGGCAGTCCCCGCTGTACGTACAGGCGATGTCGATCGCAAACACCAGCGAGCACAAGGAAGAGGCGTTTGAGTTCATCAAGTGGTGGGCGACGAACGCCGCGCCGCAGACCTCGATGGCGGATTCCTTCCCCGCGAGCACGGCGATTCAGAGCAGCGCGGACTACATGGCGAGCTTCCCGGACGGTCATACGTACGACAAGCAGGTGGTCATCGATACCATCGCCGAGCAGGGTACTGCGTGGTGGAACTGCGGAATCATCGCGGAGATCAACGACAACGTCATCAAGCCGGCGATCGAAAAGCTGCTCCTTCAGACGGAGTCGGTCGGCGTGGACGAGACGATTGAAACCATCCAGACGAAGGGCCAGCAGCTCTTTGACATGGACTTCTGA
- a CDS encoding sugar ABC transporter permease: MNAALTKPSRRRRSLIRRRNNLFFYIFISPWLIGFLGLTIGPMLYSLFGALSKWDGVTAPQFIGMKNFVRLFTYDDLFLKSLKNTFLYVLMSVPSSVALALLLAFLLNMKHRGTGIFQAIFYFPSVSAGIAVYMVWIWLFNGEVGVFNYLLSLLGIQGPRWLSDPKWAMTSMVIMNLTFCGGQMLIFLAGLKQIPAQYYEAATIDGASGAQQFFRITIPLLSPTVLFNGIMAMISAFQIFGQALILTEGGPVQSTYVMSLFIYNNAFLYGKFGYSSAASWVLFLILMGISLVVMKLSDKHVNYEM; the protein is encoded by the coding sequence ATGAATGCCGCCCTGACCAAGCCAAGCAGGCGCCGCCGCAGCCTGATACGAAGGCGCAATAATCTTTTCTTTTATATCTTTATTTCCCCCTGGCTTATCGGTTTCCTGGGCCTTACCATCGGCCCGATGCTGTATTCGCTGTTCGGGGCGCTTTCCAAATGGGACGGGGTAACGGCCCCGCAGTTCATCGGCATGAAGAACTTCGTGCGCCTGTTCACTTACGACGACCTGTTCCTCAAGTCGCTTAAAAATACGTTTCTATACGTGCTGATGAGCGTGCCCTCGAGCGTCGCCCTCGCGCTGCTGCTCGCTTTTCTGCTCAACATGAAGCACAGGGGAACGGGAATCTTTCAGGCGATCTTTTATTTCCCGTCTGTGAGCGCGGGCATCGCGGTGTACATGGTGTGGATCTGGCTGTTCAACGGCGAGGTCGGCGTGTTCAACTACCTGCTTTCCCTGCTGGGCATTCAGGGGCCGCGGTGGCTGTCGGACCCCAAGTGGGCGATGACGTCCATGGTCATCATGAACCTGACGTTCTGCGGCGGGCAAATGCTCATCTTTTTGGCGGGCCTTAAGCAGATTCCCGCGCAGTATTATGAGGCCGCGACGATCGACGGCGCCAGCGGGGCCCAGCAGTTTTTTCGGATTACCATTCCGCTGCTCTCGCCGACCGTGTTGTTCAACGGCATCATGGCGATGATCAGCGCATTCCAGATCTTTGGACAGGCGCTGATTCTGACGGAGGGCGGCCCGGTGCAGTCGACCTATGTGATGTCGCTATTCATCTACAACAACGCGTTCCTGTACGGAAAGTTCGGGTATTCCTCGGCCGCGTCCTGGGTGCTGTTCCTGATCCTCATGGGAATCAGCCTGGTCGTCATGAAGCTTTCGGATAAACACGTCAATTACGAGATGTAA
- a CDS encoding ABC transporter permease subunit, translating to MEITDAGRRTFRKCASSVLWYAVMLMLGFVFVLPFFYMLSTAFKTPGQCIAYPPQFIPNPFTLRCFETAFSQFPFWRYTLNSVFVTALCVLGTLLSCSFVAFGFARVKGAFRNFWFTMLLSTMMIPSFVTLLPLFTIYVKLHWINTYLPLIVPSFLAMNAFSIFLLRQFFMGFPIELDEAASIDGCSYFGILYKILLPNAKTVLFVVAIFALVGAWNDFFGPMIYLNDNSKYTLAVGLILFKSNYGATLDLGPMMAVALVSILPVLLLYIAAQKYFVQGIVTTGLKG from the coding sequence ATGGAAATCACGGATGCAGGCAGGCGCACCTTCAGAAAATGCGCGTCGTCAGTCCTCTGGTACGCCGTGATGCTCATGCTCGGCTTTGTATTCGTACTGCCGTTCTTTTACATGCTCTCTACGGCGTTCAAGACGCCCGGGCAATGCATCGCGTATCCGCCGCAGTTTATTCCCAACCCGTTTACGCTGCGCTGCTTTGAAACGGCGTTCAGTCAGTTCCCTTTCTGGCGCTATACGCTCAACAGCGTGTTTGTCACCGCGCTTTGCGTCTTGGGGACGCTGCTGAGCTGCTCGTTCGTCGCGTTCGGCTTCGCCCGCGTGAAAGGCGCTTTTCGGAACTTTTGGTTTACCATGCTGCTGAGCACGATGATGATTCCGAGCTTCGTGACGCTTTTGCCGCTGTTTACAATTTACGTCAAGCTGCATTGGATCAACACGTACCTGCCGCTCATCGTGCCGTCCTTTCTGGCGATGAACGCATTTTCGATCTTTCTGCTGCGGCAGTTCTTCATGGGATTTCCCATCGAGCTGGACGAGGCCGCCTCGATCGACGGGTGCTCTTACTTCGGCATCCTGTACAAGATTCTGCTGCCCAACGCAAAGACAGTGCTCTTCGTGGTGGCGATCTTTGCGCTGGTCGGCGCGTGGAACGACTTTTTCGGCCCGATGATCTATCTGAACGACAACAGCAAGTACACGCTGGCCGTCGGCCTGATCCTGTTCAAGTCCAATTACGGTGCGACGCTGGACCTGGGGCCGATGATGGCGGTGGCGCTCGTGTCCATCCTGCCGGTGCTGCTCCTCTACATCGCGGCGCAAAAGTATTTTGTACAGGGCATCGTCACGACCGGCCTGAAAGGATGA
- a CDS encoding family 43 glycosylhydrolase, protein METYVNPILNGDYPDPTLVRVGGDYYMTYSCAELTPGLKILHSRDLVHWRTLCSAVLNAGCIAAPELICHEELFYLYYPANGTNYVVTARDPAGPWSDPVDLKIGAIDPGHVVGPDGTRYLYVSGGSAFELSADGLRVVRSLGRLYEGWNYDPTLHTEGKWLESPKFFQRGGMYYLVSAQGGTSGPSTAHMCVVARARHPLGPWENAPNNPIVHTWNRSERWWCKGHGTIFETAAGQWYIVYHAYERGFLNHGRKTLLQKVDWTEDGWPYVPGDAAEEAPAPLPQQAAEDAMEDSFAGGRVKPYWAFWGRCAPARVGASERGGIRMEGQGAAIADACPMTLPCGLKTYAATVDVELEGEATGGVTLFFAPQAHCGIGLAPGCVQLYKYGKPYVRIPELWRRATLRIVNDEHDVSYQYRVPGGEWIDIDFGCEVSGLNHNALGGYASLRPGIFVCGQGAARFSNFSVKPLDA, encoded by the coding sequence ATGGAAACCTATGTCAACCCAATCCTGAACGGAGATTATCCCGACCCGACTCTCGTCCGTGTCGGCGGGGATTACTACATGACCTATTCGTGCGCGGAGCTTACGCCGGGGCTGAAGATCCTGCATTCGCGAGATCTCGTCCATTGGCGGACGCTTTGCAGCGCAGTACTGAATGCGGGATGCATCGCCGCGCCGGAGCTGATCTGCCACGAGGAGCTTTTTTATCTGTATTACCCGGCGAACGGGACGAACTACGTCGTGACGGCCAGGGATCCGGCGGGTCCCTGGAGCGATCCGGTGGATCTGAAAATCGGGGCGATCGACCCGGGACACGTCGTCGGCCCGGACGGCACGCGCTATCTTTACGTGAGCGGAGGCAGCGCGTTTGAGCTGAGTGCGGATGGCCTGCGGGTGGTGCGCAGCCTGGGACGCCTGTACGAGGGATGGAATTACGATCCGACGCTGCACACCGAGGGCAAATGGCTGGAATCGCCCAAGTTTTTTCAGCGTGGCGGCATGTACTATCTGGTAAGCGCGCAGGGCGGCACGTCCGGTCCGTCTACCGCGCATATGTGCGTCGTCGCGCGGGCCCGGCATCCGCTCGGCCCCTGGGAGAACGCGCCGAACAACCCGATCGTGCATACCTGGAACCGATCCGAGCGCTGGTGGTGCAAGGGGCACGGCACCATCTTTGAGACGGCGGCAGGTCAATGGTACATCGTCTACCACGCCTACGAGCGGGGCTTCCTGAACCATGGAAGAAAGACGCTGCTGCAAAAGGTGGATTGGACCGAGGATGGATGGCCGTATGTACCGGGAGACGCGGCGGAGGAAGCGCCTGCGCCCCTGCCGCAGCAGGCGGCGGAGGACGCAATGGAAGACTCCTTCGCCGGCGGACGCGTCAAGCCGTATTGGGCGTTCTGGGGACGCTGCGCCCCGGCGCGCGTCGGCGCGTCGGAGCGCGGAGGCATCCGCATGGAGGGGCAGGGCGCGGCCATCGCGGATGCCTGCCCGATGACGCTGCCCTGCGGACTGAAGACCTATGCGGCGACGGTCGACGTCGAACTGGAAGGGGAGGCCACCGGCGGGGTTACGCTCTTTTTCGCCCCGCAGGCACATTGCGGCATCGGGCTCGCGCCCGGCTGTGTTCAGCTTTACAAGTACGGGAAGCCCTATGTGCGCATTCCGGAGCTTTGGCGCAGGGCGACGCTGCGCATCGTGAACGACGAACACGACGTCAGCTATCAGTACCGTGTGCCGGGCGGCGAGTGGATAGACATCGACTTCGGCTGCGAGGTTTCCGGGCTGAACCATAACGCGCTCGGCGGATACGCCAGCCTGCGGCCGGGTATTTTCGTGTGCGGACAGGGCGCGGCGCGCTTTTCAAACTTTAGCGTAAAACCGCTGGATGCGTAG